The Synechococcus sp. MVIR-18-1 region GAACAAAACCACCAATGGTGACTTGGAGCAGGTTATTCAAACAAACCTGGTACTCGAAATTTTAAAGGTTTTTCAGCAAGAAAAAAGCGAACATGTTGCTCGAGGCCGTTCTTCATCGAAAACAAAGGTCATCGCTGTGTGCACATTACAGATTTTAAGAAAACATACAATAAATACAATTTCTGCATCCTGCGATAAGTTATACCCTCAACCCAAGACCTAAAGCCCAAGACTTCAACAATTTGAATTAATAAAATGAATATCACAAAAGATTTGCAACATTCATTTTATTAATGTTTTAACCCATAGACCAGCTAAGTGACTATTTGCGTGATCCAACGATTACGGAAGGCATTCCACCATTGGTGCCAGGCAAACCAGGAACAACTTGAGTCATACCGTCCCACTTATCAAGGAATAATTTGTACAACACACGATCATCAAGACTTTTATTCAAAGTGTCGTAGCGCAAAGCCTCTTGCTCAGCAATAAGCACCTCGGTTTGAGCCCTGAGAAGTTGTTGCTCAGCAATCTGTTTCTGCTCAATCGCTGCACGATATTCTTCGGCAATTTCTAGTCCAGTGAGATCAAGGCCTAACACCTTGACGTAGTCAAATTGATCAAGCTCATCAGCAACCGTTTCTGCTACAAGAGTCGAAATATCATTCCACTCAGATGCGATTGTGACCAATTCATATTGAGAAAACACAGATTTAAGTGCTTTCAGCAAGGAAGGCTGAATAATTCGAGGATAAATATCACGATCACTGCTCGCAATCGTGCTGTAAGCACGACCAGCTTGATCAGCACGCAACGCGTATTTGATTGTGGCCGTGGCCTCAATCACCTGCAAATCCTTTGTGAGAGTTGCAAAATTTTCAGGGCGAACCTGGGTGCGAACACTGAAAGGCCAAACCTGCTGCACCAGGGGAAGCTTGGTGTTCAAACCAGGCTGGCGTGACGAGCCACTGACCTTACCAAGTGTTGTCACAACAGCAACTTCACCAGCTGGCACCACAAATAAAGCCTGAGAAAGCAACAACAAAGCAGCTAAGACGAGACCAAGGATCGCGACCAGTCCTCCTTCAGGCCCGCCTGGGGTCACCGAACGCATCTGAGATGGGGTCTGCATAGGAAATGTTGTCCGCTAGAACTTTTCTGACCCTTCTCTAGCGAAAATGTGCGGACATGAGGCGGTGATCGTGCTCAAAATGCCACAGTGACATTGGAATCGACTGGAGAACGATGTCCCAGCGATTCACCGTTTTTTTCAAACTCACGGGTGAGAGTGTCGGCTCCATCACAGTGTTTGCCTCAGACCATGCAGCAGCTTGGGCTGCAGCTCTTGATGAATTCGGATCTCGAACCATCTCCGTCGTTCGAACCGCTGACGACGACAGCGCCCTATGAGCGCCGATTAAGCGACGCTTTCCATTGGTCCCATAATTTTTGCTGCCAGGGAGTGACATCCGTTGGAATCCGTTCGGCAGATGTTTTCTGCACTTGATCCAGTTGCTCGAGTTCACTGCGCAATTGACGCAGGATCGGGATCAGGGCTAGTGCGGCAAGCAACCCAGCGATCAACATGATCGGCAACAAGATGGGTAGCAACGCCACCATCACCACCAATCCCAAGCCAATCACAAGACCTGAAATAAGTTGTTGCTGCCAACGAGGTCGCGTGCGACCTGGAAGCTGTTTCATGACATCGCTGTCAGCCTGAGCGCACTCTTCCATATCAAGGCTGGATGACCAAGCCTCAACGCACCGTATTGATCACAGGGGCATCCAGCGGGATTGGTAAAGCAACTGCTCAACTCCTCCTCCTTCATGGGTGGAAGGTCATCGCGGCAGCACGGAGAACTGATGAGATGACTGATCTTTGCGCTTCAGGTGCCGAAATCTTTCCCCTCGACATCACGGACATCCAATCAAGGCAATCCCTTGTCACGCATGTTCATGAACAATTTGGAGTTCTTGATGCCCTTGTAAACAATGCAGGGTTTGGAGAGGTAGGACCGATCGAAACCATGCCAATACAATCAGCTCAGAGTCTTTTTGAGGTAAACGTCTTCGGGCTCATCGGTCTCACCCAAATGGTTTTGCCGGAAATGAGGAAGCATGGCAAAGGGCGAATCATCAATGTGTCATCGATTGCCGGACGATTTGTGACCCCTGGGTCCGGTTGGTATGCAGCAAGCAAGTATGCGCTTGAGGCCCTTAGCGACGCCTTGCGTCTTGAGCTTCATCAATTCGGAATCCAAGTCGTCATTGTCGAACCAGGCTTAATTGCCACCGGCTTCGAAAATATCGCTAAGGCATCCATGCTTGAAGCCCAAAGCGATCCGGCTTGGACAGCAATGATGAGAAAAGTGGAGCAAAACTGGATGGAAGGGTTTAGGCGTGCATCTCCAGCGGATGTCGTTGCTAAAACCATCAGAAAGGCCCTTGAGGCTCGCGCACCGAATGCGCGTTATCGATGCGGCCACCGTTCGGAATCTGTCGTTATTCAAAAATTGCTCCCCACCAATGTGTGGGACAGCATCATTCGCAGCCAAATGATTTAGCTCGTACCAAATCAACGTCTCAAGCGCGACCCCAACGATACAGAGTGTTACACTATCTTCATCTTCAGGCGCGGTACTTCCATGTTTACGATCGATAAGGCCGCGCAGATATTCCCAGATACACGTACAGCAGATGCAGTCCCGGCCATCACTGCCCGCTACAAGTTGCTAAGTGCAGAGGATCAACTCGCCCTTATCTGGTTCGCCTATCTAGAGATGGGACGCACGATCACTGTTGCTGCTCCGGGTGCCGCACGAATGGCAATCGCACAGCCAACACTCGATGAAATTACTGGGATGGGTTTCAGCGAGCAAAGCCGCGTGATGTGCGACTTAGCTGGAAAAGTGGATGCTCCTATTTCTACGCGTTATGCCTTCTGGTCGATCAACGTAAAGCTCGGTTTCTGGTACGAACTTGGTGAACTGATGAATCAAGGGAAAGTCGCACCGATTCCCGAAGGTTATAAATTGTCTTCCAACGCCAACGCTGTTCTTGAGTCCGTCAAGAAAGTTGAGCAAGGCCAACAAATCAGTATTCTGCGAAACTTTGTTGTTGACATGGGTTTTGACCCTGACAACGACGATTCAGCGATTGTTTCCGAACCGATCGTTGAGCCCACACCTGCAGAAGCTCGCGTAAAAGTTTTCATTCCTGGAGTCTTGAATCAAACGATTCTGGATTACATGGAACTACTCAATTCCAACGATTTTGACGGTCTGATTAAATTATTCTTATCTGATGGTGCTCTCCAACCACCATTTCAAAGGCCGATCGTTGGAACAGATGCCATTCTCAAGTTCTTCAAGCGGGACTGTCAGAACCTAAAACTGCTGCCTCAAGGTGGTTACGGAGAACCCACGGATGGTGGTTTTAATCAAATTAAAGTCA contains the following coding sequences:
- a CDS encoding prohibitin family protein, with amino-acid sequence MQTPSQMRSVTPGGPEGGLVAILGLVLAALLLLSQALFVVPAGEVAVVTTLGKVSGSSRQPGLNTKLPLVQQVWPFSVRTQVRPENFATLTKDLQVIEATATIKYALRADQAGRAYSTIASSDRDIYPRIIQPSLLKALKSVFSQYELVTIASEWNDISTLVAETVADELDQFDYVKVLGLDLTGLEIAEEYRAAIEQKQIAEQQLLRAQTEVLIAEQEALRYDTLNKSLDDRVLYKLFLDKWDGMTQVVPGLPGTNGGMPSVIVGSRK
- a CDS encoding SDR family NAD(P)-dependent oxidoreductase, with the protein product MTKPQRTVLITGASSGIGKATAQLLLLHGWKVIAAARRTDEMTDLCASGAEIFPLDITDIQSRQSLVTHVHEQFGVLDALVNNAGFGEVGPIETMPIQSAQSLFEVNVFGLIGLTQMVLPEMRKHGKGRIINVSSIAGRFVTPGSGWYAASKYALEALSDALRLELHQFGIQVVIVEPGLIATGFENIAKASMLEAQSDPAWTAMMRKVEQNWMEGFRRASPADVVAKTIRKALEARAPNARYRCGHRSESVVIQKLLPTNVWDSIIRSQMI
- a CDS encoding orange carotenoid-binding protein; translated protein: MFTIDKAAQIFPDTRTADAVPAITARYKLLSAEDQLALIWFAYLEMGRTITVAAPGAARMAIAQPTLDEITGMGFSEQSRVMCDLAGKVDAPISTRYAFWSINVKLGFWYELGELMNQGKVAPIPEGYKLSSNANAVLESVKKVEQGQQISILRNFVVDMGFDPDNDDSAIVSEPIVEPTPAEARVKVFIPGVLNQTILDYMELLNSNDFDGLIKLFLSDGALQPPFQRPIVGTDAILKFFKRDCQNLKLLPQGGYGEPTDGGFNQIKVTGQVQTPWFGGEVGMNVAWRFLLDENDKIYFVAIDLLASPAELLKLGGS